One genomic segment of Pseudomonas fortuita includes these proteins:
- a CDS encoding DUF1329 domain-containing protein, giving the protein MKYLNSLLSASLAVVIAGSAHAAAPAQDVARLGKDLTMVGADKAASADGAIPAYQGGLNTPPASFKQGDTLRPDPFASEKPLLVIDGKNVDQYKDSLTATTVELAKRFPSFHIDVYPSHRTAALPKVLLDNTLKNAANAKSLQDGMAIENVLPGVPFPIPQSGAEAMWNHLLRYQGVAQKAKYDSWNVDSAGVAALATTGLAYNAYPIYEDMNKVIEPKDIYFQTKLYFEGPARRAGESMMLKDAANPLVQERRAWQYLPGQRRVKLAPNLAYDTPNPGTAGSGTFDDVYVFNGALDRYDWQLLGKKEMYVPYNTYKLTYIHDPKALTTPNHLSPDQVRWEKHRVWVVEGTLKGNARHIYAKRRFYLDEDSWFALASDQYDARGQLYRGSFSFFTQSYDVQIPNNNPHVVYDLVGGTYNVNGLIGPHGGIEYIAPLSKAQWSPEALAGAGIR; this is encoded by the coding sequence ATGAAGTATCTCAATAGCCTGCTGTCGGCCTCGCTTGCGGTCGTTATTGCCGGTAGTGCCCATGCGGCCGCCCCGGCCCAGGACGTCGCCCGGCTGGGCAAGGACCTGACCATGGTCGGCGCCGACAAGGCCGCCAGTGCCGACGGCGCGATCCCGGCCTACCAGGGTGGCCTGAACACCCCGCCTGCCAGCTTCAAGCAGGGCGATACCCTGCGCCCGGACCCCTTCGCCTCGGAGAAACCGCTGCTGGTGATCGACGGCAAGAACGTCGACCAGTACAAGGATTCGCTGACCGCTACCACCGTGGAGCTGGCCAAGCGCTTCCCGAGCTTCCACATCGATGTGTACCCGAGCCACCGCACCGCGGCGTTGCCCAAGGTGCTGCTCGACAACACCCTGAAAAATGCCGCCAATGCCAAGTCCCTGCAGGACGGCATGGCCATCGAAAATGTGCTGCCCGGCGTGCCGTTCCCGATCCCGCAGTCGGGCGCCGAGGCCATGTGGAACCACCTGCTGCGCTACCAGGGTGTGGCCCAGAAGGCCAAGTATGACTCCTGGAACGTCGACTCCGCCGGTGTCGCGGCCCTGGCCACCACGGGCCTGGCGTACAACGCCTACCCGATCTACGAAGACATGAACAAAGTCATCGAACCCAAGGACATCTACTTCCAGACCAAGCTGTACTTCGAAGGCCCGGCGCGCCGCGCCGGTGAGTCGATGATGCTCAAGGACGCCGCCAACCCGCTGGTACAAGAGCGCCGCGCCTGGCAGTACCTGCCAGGGCAGCGCCGGGTGAAGCTGGCGCCGAACCTGGCCTACGACACACCCAACCCAGGCACCGCAGGCTCCGGTACCTTCGACGACGTGTACGTGTTCAACGGTGCGCTGGACCGATACGACTGGCAACTGCTCGGCAAGAAAGAAATGTACGTGCCGTACAACACCTACAAGCTCACCTACATCCACGACCCGAAGGCCCTGACCACGCCGAACCACCTCTCGCCCGACCAGGTGCGCTGGGAAAAGCACCGTGTCTGGGTAGTGGAAGGCACCCTCAAGGGCAATGCCCGCCACATCTATGCCAAGCGCCGCTTCTACCTTGACGAGGACAGCTGGTTTGCACTGGCTTCTGACCAGTACGACGCCCGTGGCCAGCTGTATCGCGGCTCGTTCAGCTTCTTCACCCAGAGCTACGACGTGCAGATTCCCAACAACAACCCGCACGTGGTCTACGACCTGGTCGGTGGCACCTACAACGTCAACGGCCTGATCGGCCCGCACGGCGGTATCGAGTACATCGCCCCTCTGTCCAAGGCGCAGTGGTCACCGGAAGCCCTGGCCGGCGCCGGCATTCGCTGA
- a CDS encoding YeiH family protein, translating into MSTLAFAWVNNRVRDLAPGLIVSLIAAGAASFLAEHYGAPVMLFALLLGLALNFLSADGKCKAGIEFTARSVLRLGVALLGMRITLEQMAGLGWKAVALVVILVVVTIGVSMVAAKAMGFQRLFGMLTGGATAICGASAALALAAALPSHPQKERATLFTVIGVSALSTLAMILYPMIANALGLSPQAAGVFLGATIHDVAQVVGAGYSMSTETGDTATVVKLMRVAMLVPVIVVAAMIARRQGIDSTGKRPPLLPWFAVGFMILACVNSTGWVPLAVQGSINELSRGCLVVSIAALGMKTQLKELAAVGIKPILLMVGETVFLVLLVLGLMHVGL; encoded by the coding sequence ATGAGCACGCTGGCGTTTGCCTGGGTCAACAACCGGGTGCGCGACCTGGCCCCGGGCCTGATCGTCAGCCTGATCGCCGCGGGTGCGGCGAGTTTCCTGGCCGAACACTACGGCGCGCCGGTGATGCTGTTCGCCCTGTTGCTGGGGCTGGCGCTGAACTTTCTGAGCGCGGACGGCAAGTGCAAGGCCGGCATCGAGTTTACCGCGCGCAGCGTGCTGCGCCTGGGCGTCGCGCTGCTGGGGATGCGCATCACCCTGGAGCAGATGGCTGGCCTTGGCTGGAAGGCGGTGGCGCTGGTGGTGATCCTGGTGGTGGTGACCATCGGCGTGTCGATGGTGGCGGCCAAGGCCATGGGCTTCCAGCGCCTGTTCGGCATGCTGACAGGCGGCGCCACGGCGATCTGCGGTGCTTCGGCGGCGCTGGCGCTGGCTGCTGCGCTGCCCAGCCACCCGCAGAAGGAACGGGCGACGCTGTTCACGGTGATCGGCGTGTCGGCGCTGTCGACCCTGGCGATGATCCTCTACCCGATGATCGCCAATGCCCTGGGCCTGTCGCCGCAAGCCGCCGGCGTGTTCCTCGGCGCCACCATCCATGATGTGGCGCAGGTGGTGGGGGCCGGCTACAGCATGTCCACCGAAACCGGTGATACCGCCACGGTGGTCAAGCTGATGCGCGTGGCCATGCTGGTGCCGGTGATCGTCGTCGCGGCCATGATCGCGCGTCGCCAGGGTATCGACAGTACCGGCAAGCGCCCGCCGTTGCTGCCATGGTTCGCGGTCGGCTTCATGATCCTTGCCTGCGTCAACAGCACCGGCTGGGTGCCGCTGGCGGTGCAGGGCAGTATCAACGAACTGTCGCGTGGGTGCCTGGTGGTATCGATCGCAGCCCTGGGCATGAAAACCCAGCTCAAGGAGCTGGCCGCCGTAGGCATCAAGCCGATTTTGCTGATGGTGGGCGAGACGGTGTTCCTGGTGCTGCTGGTGCTGGGCCTGATGCACGTCGGCCTGTAG
- a CDS encoding RBBP9/YdeN family alpha/beta hydrolase has translation MEKLQTAATVLIVPGLRDHVPEHWQTLLQARLGKVRSVPPLETDKLSCSARVEAIERELASIDGPVILVAHSAGVLMVAHWAARYQRPIKGALLAAPPDLDTDWPANYPTPDSLRANGWAPLPSGRLPFPSLVAASSNDHLASFEAVARMADEWGSELVDLGAVGHLNPASGFGPWPHAEALIQQLDR, from the coding sequence GTGGAAAAACTGCAAACCGCCGCAACCGTGCTGATCGTGCCTGGCTTGCGCGACCATGTACCCGAACATTGGCAAACCCTGCTGCAAGCGCGCCTGGGCAAGGTGCGCTCGGTACCACCGCTGGAAACCGACAAGCTCAGTTGCAGCGCCCGCGTCGAAGCGATCGAGCGCGAACTGGCCAGCATTGACGGCCCGGTGATCCTGGTCGCGCACAGCGCCGGTGTGCTGATGGTGGCGCACTGGGCCGCCCGCTACCAACGCCCGATCAAGGGCGCCTTGCTGGCCGCCCCACCGGACCTGGATACCGATTGGCCGGCCAATTATCCCACCCCCGACAGCCTGCGCGCCAACGGCTGGGCACCCCTGCCAAGCGGCCGGCTGCCATTCCCCAGCCTGGTCGCGGCCAGCAGCAACGACCACCTGGCGAGCTTCGAAGCCGTCGCCCGCATGGCCGACGAGTGGGGCAGCGAGCTGGTCGATCTCGGCGCCGTTGGCCACCTCAACCCAGCCTCGGGCTTCGGCCCATGGCCACACGCCGAGGCCTTGATCCAGCAACTCGATCGCTAA
- a CDS encoding DUF1302 domain-containing protein → MNNNKNVLFCLHRRNLLATLVLVAGAPAAQAFQLDLADPDWNVRFDNTAKLSYGQRVEGQNAKVARTANLNDGDKNFSVGSAVTQRVDLLTELDVVYQGNMGMRVSAASWYDHAYDDVGSNSNPFPGQAGNAGNLVLARPAGGLPAGTVLQGGPSRRHGLSNYSDRYYNGPSGEFLDAFVFYSTEIGDESMVSGKLGWHSLYWGETLFNAANGINYGQSALDLAKLYNVPGTETKELFLPRKQLSLSYTINPELTLAAQYFLEFENSRLPEGGTYMGAYDMLGDGADIFWLPVPNAVGGAGAFYGAPRGHDIRPHNSGDFGVMAKWSPEWLDGTLGFYYRNTSDPTPAVLINAPNLHTGSLEGTSYMTAYADDIDIYGISLAKSVGPVSVGLDVNYRENMPLISNFTTINGPLYGALAGTAGGTNLIGEVPGHGETGLARGKTLHVVLNGLVSFGATPLWNASSLAVEGAMTHLVSVDKGEQTFKGDASYEGVDKVTTNAYTLAVNFTPTWFQALPGVDITLPLSYNVGLKGNSAVQLGGNEDAGSYSIGIAADVYQKYKFDLKYVDSFGKFDTCETGTDNNTPGTNGRYQCIPGQITSQAGLAPLLKDRGMVTASFKTTF, encoded by the coding sequence ATGAACAACAATAAGAACGTTCTCTTCTGCCTTCACCGCCGCAATCTGTTGGCCACGCTGGTGCTGGTCGCCGGCGCGCCGGCTGCCCAGGCATTTCAGCTTGACCTCGCCGACCCTGACTGGAACGTGCGCTTCGACAACACCGCCAAGCTCAGCTACGGCCAGCGCGTCGAGGGCCAGAACGCCAAGGTCGCCCGCACCGCCAACCTCAACGACGGTGACAAGAACTTCAGCGTCGGCAGCGCGGTGACCCAGCGGGTCGACCTGCTGACCGAACTGGACGTGGTGTACCAGGGCAACATGGGCATGCGTGTCAGTGCTGCGAGCTGGTACGACCACGCTTATGACGACGTGGGCTCCAATTCCAACCCGTTTCCCGGCCAGGCGGGCAATGCCGGCAACCTGGTGCTGGCGCGCCCGGCCGGTGGCCTGCCGGCTGGCACTGTGCTGCAGGGCGGCCCGTCCAGGCGCCATGGCCTGAGCAATTACAGCGACCGGTACTACAACGGCCCGTCTGGCGAATTCCTCGATGCCTTTGTGTTCTACAGCACCGAAATCGGTGACGAGTCAATGGTGAGCGGCAAGCTCGGCTGGCACTCGCTGTACTGGGGCGAGACCTTGTTCAACGCCGCCAACGGCATCAACTATGGCCAGTCGGCACTGGACCTGGCCAAGCTGTACAACGTGCCCGGCACCGAAACCAAGGAACTGTTCCTGCCGCGCAAGCAGCTGTCGCTGAGCTACACGATCAACCCGGAACTGACCCTGGCGGCCCAGTACTTTCTCGAATTCGAAAACTCGCGCCTGCCTGAAGGGGGCACCTACATGGGCGCCTACGACATGCTTGGCGACGGTGCCGACATTTTCTGGCTGCCGGTGCCCAACGCAGTCGGCGGTGCCGGTGCCTTCTATGGCGCACCCCGCGGGCATGACATCCGCCCGCACAACAGCGGCGACTTCGGTGTAATGGCCAAGTGGAGCCCGGAATGGCTCGACGGCACCCTGGGCTTCTACTACCGCAACACCTCCGACCCGACCCCCGCGGTGCTGATCAATGCCCCCAACCTGCACACGGGCAGCCTGGAAGGCACTAGCTACATGACGGCCTATGCCGACGATATCGATATCTACGGCATCAGCCTGGCCAAGAGCGTCGGTCCGGTGAGCGTGGGGCTGGACGTCAACTACCGCGAAAACATGCCGCTGATCAGCAACTTCACCACGATCAACGGGCCGCTGTACGGTGCCCTGGCCGGCACCGCCGGCGGCACCAACCTGATCGGCGAAGTGCCAGGCCACGGTGAAACCGGGCTGGCCCGCGGCAAGACCTTGCATGTGGTACTCAACGGCTTGGTGTCGTTCGGCGCCACGCCGTTGTGGAACGCTTCGTCGCTGGCCGTGGAAGGCGCCATGACCCATCTGGTCAGCGTCGACAAGGGCGAGCAAACCTTCAAGGGCGACGCCAGCTACGAAGGCGTCGACAAGGTCACCACCAACGCCTACACCCTGGCAGTCAACTTCACCCCGACCTGGTTCCAGGCGCTGCCAGGGGTCGATATCACACTGCCGCTGTCCTACAACGTTGGCCTCAAGGGCAACTCGGCCGTGCAGCTGGGCGGTAACGAAGACGCCGGCAGCTACTCGATCGGGATCGCCGCCGACGTCTACCAGAAGTACAAGTTCGACCTGAAGTACGTCGACTCCTTCGGCAAGTTCGATACCTGCGAAACCGGCACCGACAACAACACCCCGGGCACCAACGGGCGCTACCAGTGCATCCCCGGTCAGATCACTTCGCAGGCTGGGCTTGCACCGCTGCTGAAAGATCGCGGCATGGTCACGGCCTCGTTCAAGACCACCTTCTGA
- a CDS encoding AraC family transcriptional regulator codes for MTVLARAATLTNYLEVSRHLGLNGHGLLAQAGLSASLLETPDQRIPVAAAINVLEESARLSGCEAFGLRMAELRQLSDFGQVSLLISHQHSLRDALQVIVQYRHLLNNALAIHIEEIGKTVIIRQEVITDQPMHSRQAIELAIGVMHRFCSALLGSHWHPISANFTHAAPADLAIHRRIFGCKLEFNTDFNGIVCSASDLDTANPQANEGMARLAQRYVGLLQDENLPSLTLEVRKAIFLLMPMGRATIEHIAQTQGMNVRTLQRRLEEEGATFSELVNGVRRDLVVRYLESPGYSLGRIADMLGYSMHSSFTRWFINQFGQPPATWRAQHEPHTQTRRNRSAAQATTSAR; via the coding sequence ATGACCGTGCTCGCCCGTGCTGCAACCCTCACCAATTACCTGGAAGTTTCACGCCATCTGGGCCTCAACGGCCATGGCCTGCTGGCTCAGGCCGGCCTCAGTGCATCGCTGCTGGAAACCCCCGATCAACGCATCCCGGTGGCCGCTGCCATCAACGTGCTGGAGGAGTCGGCGCGGCTGAGCGGCTGCGAAGCCTTCGGCCTGCGCATGGCCGAACTCCGCCAATTGTCGGACTTTGGCCAGGTCAGCCTGCTGATCAGCCATCAGCACTCGCTGCGCGACGCCCTGCAGGTGATCGTGCAGTACCGCCACCTGCTCAACAACGCACTGGCCATCCACATCGAGGAAATCGGCAAGACGGTGATCATCCGCCAGGAGGTCATCACTGACCAGCCGATGCACAGCCGCCAGGCTATCGAGCTGGCCATCGGCGTGATGCACCGCTTCTGCTCGGCGCTACTGGGCTCGCACTGGCACCCGATCAGCGCCAACTTCACCCACGCCGCCCCCGCTGACCTGGCCATCCACCGGCGCATCTTCGGCTGCAAACTGGAGTTCAACACCGACTTCAATGGCATCGTCTGCTCGGCATCCGACCTGGACACCGCCAACCCCCAGGCCAACGAAGGCATGGCGCGGCTGGCGCAACGTTATGTGGGGTTGCTGCAGGACGAAAACCTGCCATCACTGACGCTGGAAGTGCGCAAGGCGATCTTCCTGCTGATGCCCATGGGCCGCGCCACCATCGAGCACATCGCCCAGACCCAGGGCATGAACGTGCGCACCTTGCAGCGGCGCCTGGAAGAAGAAGGCGCGACCTTCAGCGAGCTGGTCAACGGCGTACGCCGCGACCTGGTGGTGCGCTACCTGGAAAGCCCTGGCTATTCGCTGGGGCGCATCGCCGACATGCTCGGTTATTCCATGCACAGCTCGTTCACCCGCTGGTTCATCAACCAGTTCGGCCAGCCGCCAGCCACCTGGCGTGCGCAGCATGAGCCGCACACACAAACCAGACGCAACCGCAGCGCCGCCCAGGCGACCACCAGCGCACGCTGA
- a CDS encoding WD40/YVTN/BNR-like repeat-containing protein: MASLNKYAPWALAITLALGGSCGVAQAAYVDVLDLPAEPSALAVHSALRDVVRAGERLVAVGPRGHIVYSDNQGQDWRQASVPVSADLNALAFPTPQEGWAAGNDGVVLHSRDGGVNWAVQLDGRKIGALVTAHYQALAQAHPDDAQWPQFAAEGQRLEQEGADKPFLGVWFTDTRHGYVVGVFNLILRTDDGGESWVPMQDRTDNPQGLHLNAIRAVGDDLYVAGEQGLLLKWNARQQRFVALPGPYQGTWFGILGKPGEVLAYGLRGHVARSLDGGQSWTKVDTGLGQSITAASLDSQGDYWLFSQAGHVLRSHDGGQSFALQPQVPLAPVAAALQTRGNGTVLVGERGVRVLPAR; this comes from the coding sequence ATGGCTTCTTTGAACAAGTATGCGCCGTGGGCGTTGGCAATCACGCTCGCCCTGGGCGGCAGCTGCGGTGTGGCCCAGGCGGCCTATGTCGATGTGCTGGACCTGCCGGCCGAGCCTAGCGCGCTAGCGGTGCACAGCGCCCTGCGCGATGTGGTGCGGGCCGGCGAGCGGCTGGTCGCGGTGGGGCCCCGTGGGCACATCGTGTATTCCGACAATCAGGGCCAGGACTGGCGCCAGGCCAGCGTGCCAGTCAGCGCCGACCTCAATGCCCTGGCGTTCCCAACCCCCCAGGAAGGGTGGGCGGCAGGCAACGATGGCGTGGTGCTGCACAGTCGTGATGGCGGTGTGAACTGGGCCGTGCAGCTCGATGGCCGGAAGATCGGTGCACTGGTCACGGCCCATTACCAGGCCTTGGCACAGGCCCACCCCGACGATGCGCAATGGCCGCAGTTCGCCGCCGAAGGCCAGCGCCTGGAGCAGGAGGGTGCCGACAAGCCGTTTCTGGGTGTGTGGTTCACCGACACCCGGCACGGCTATGTGGTGGGCGTGTTCAACCTGATCCTGCGCACCGACGACGGTGGCGAAAGCTGGGTGCCGATGCAGGACCGCACCGACAACCCGCAAGGCCTGCACCTCAATGCCATCCGGGCGGTCGGCGATGACCTTTACGTGGCCGGCGAACAGGGCCTGCTGCTTAAGTGGAATGCCCGGCAGCAGCGCTTCGTCGCCCTGCCTGGCCCTTACCAGGGCACCTGGTTCGGCATTCTCGGCAAGCCCGGCGAAGTGCTTGCCTACGGCCTGCGTGGCCACGTGGCGCGCAGCCTCGACGGCGGCCAGAGCTGGACCAAGGTGGACACCGGGCTGGGCCAGAGCATCACTGCCGCCAGCCTCGACAGCCAGGGTGACTACTGGCTGTTCAGCCAGGCCGGGCATGTGCTGCGCAGCCACGACGGCGGTCAGAGCTTCGCCCTGCAACCGCAGGTGCCGCTGGCACCTGTGGCGGCTGCCCTGCAGACCCGCGGCAACGGCACCGTGCTGGTAGGTGAGCGCGGCGTGCGCGTGCTGCCAGCCCGCTAA
- a CDS encoding efflux RND transporter permease subunit, with the protein MANIKQDTMPVIRDLRDFDPRSGNLLERMIFNYRPLFMLFMVLATLVLGYVAVTRLELRPSFEKMIPQSQPYIQNYLDNRKSLRGLGNSVRVVVENTQGDIFDPEYLDVLKKINDELFLAQGVDRAWMKSLWSPGVRWTEVTEEGFQGGAVMPDDYQGKPADIEQLRQNINRAGIVGSLVASDFKSSMLVVPLLDHDLATGRGIDYRQFSQMLEQQLRDTYEYSGDSKARASGKEGEGKYKVRVIGFAKLMGDLIDGLIQVMMFFALAVVTSLVIIFLYTRCVRSTLLVVFCSLAAVVWQLGIVGWLGYAIDPYSILVPFLIFAIGVSHAAQKMNGIMQDVGRGTHKLVAARYTFRRLFVAGVTALLADAVGFAVLMLIDIPVIKDLAITASIGVAVLIFTSLLLIPVSLSYVGVGRKASERALRIDQRAAEHRGFGKLWDALDRFTTRKWATGALLVATLLGLGGFWVSLQLKIGDLDSGAPELRADSRYNRDNAYITSHYALSSDLFAVMIKTPPEGCLSYKTLILADRLAWQLQQYPGVQTTVSLVNAVRQITAGAFEGNPKMSSLQRNQDMLNYAAQQASVNAPELFNTDCSMMPVIAYLKDHKAQTLDDVVAIADRFARENSSPDRQFLLAAGSAGIEAATNIVVREANRTMLLFVYLAVTLFCLITFRSWRATLVALLPLVLTSVLCEALMVAMGIGVKVATLPVIALGVGIGVDYALYLLSVQLHYQRQGRTLGEAYQNAVAFTGRVVGLVGITLAAGVVAWAWSPIKFQADMGILLTFMFLWNMLGALLLIPALSHFLLPDKRFVAAAPAHCEAAPQPRDSAQVPRAQARVQA; encoded by the coding sequence ATGGCCAACATCAAGCAAGACACCATGCCGGTGATCCGCGACCTGCGGGATTTCGATCCACGTTCCGGCAACCTGCTCGAACGCATGATCTTCAACTATCGCCCGCTGTTCATGCTGTTCATGGTGCTGGCCACGCTGGTGCTCGGCTATGTGGCTGTCACTCGCCTGGAACTGCGGCCCAGCTTCGAGAAAATGATCCCGCAGAGCCAGCCCTACATCCAGAACTACCTGGACAACCGCAAGTCGCTGCGCGGCCTGGGCAACTCGGTGCGGGTGGTGGTGGAGAACACCCAGGGCGATATCTTCGACCCCGAATACCTGGACGTGCTGAAAAAGATCAACGACGAGCTGTTCCTTGCCCAGGGCGTCGATCGTGCCTGGATGAAGTCGTTGTGGAGCCCGGGCGTGCGCTGGACCGAGGTCACGGAGGAGGGCTTCCAGGGTGGCGCGGTGATGCCCGATGACTACCAGGGCAAACCGGCCGACATCGAGCAGTTGCGCCAGAACATCAACCGTGCCGGTATTGTCGGCAGCCTGGTGGCGAGCGACTTCAAGTCCAGCATGCTGGTGGTGCCGCTGCTCGACCACGACCTGGCTACCGGGCGCGGTATCGACTACCGGCAGTTCTCGCAGATGCTCGAACAGCAGTTGCGCGACACGTACGAATACAGCGGCGACAGCAAGGCGCGCGCGTCTGGCAAGGAAGGCGAGGGCAAGTACAAGGTGCGGGTCATCGGGTTTGCCAAGCTGATGGGCGACCTGATCGACGGCCTGATCCAGGTGATGATGTTCTTCGCCCTGGCGGTGGTCACCTCGCTGGTGATTATCTTCCTGTACACCCGCTGCGTGCGCAGTACCCTCTTGGTGGTGTTCTGCTCCCTGGCGGCGGTGGTGTGGCAGTTGGGCATTGTCGGTTGGCTCGGCTATGCCATCGACCCGTACTCGATCCTGGTGCCGTTCCTGATCTTCGCCATCGGCGTGTCGCACGCGGCGCAGAAGATGAACGGCATCATGCAGGACGTCGGCCGTGGCACCCACAAGCTGGTGGCGGCGCGCTATACGTTCCGCCGCCTGTTCGTGGCCGGGGTTACGGCGCTGCTGGCGGACGCCGTGGGCTTTGCCGTGCTGATGCTGATCGACATTCCGGTGATCAAGGACCTGGCGATCACCGCCAGCATCGGCGTGGCGGTATTGATCTTCACGTCGTTGCTGTTGATTCCAGTGTCGCTGTCTTACGTTGGCGTTGGCCGCAAGGCGTCGGAGCGTGCCTTGCGTATCGACCAGCGCGCCGCCGAGCACCGGGGCTTTGGCAAGTTGTGGGACGCCCTCGACCGCTTTACCACGCGCAAGTGGGCCACCGGCGCGTTGCTGGTAGCCACGTTGCTGGGCCTGGGCGGTTTCTGGGTGAGCCTGCAGCTGAAGATCGGCGACCTCGACAGCGGCGCGCCGGAGCTGCGCGCCGATTCGCGCTACAACCGCGACAACGCCTACATCACCAGCCACTACGCGCTGTCCAGCGACCTGTTCGCGGTGATGATCAAGACCCCGCCGGAAGGCTGCCTGAGCTACAAGACGCTGATCCTCGCCGACCGCCTGGCCTGGCAGTTGCAGCAGTACCCCGGGGTGCAGACCACAGTGTCGCTGGTCAACGCCGTGCGCCAGATCACCGCAGGCGCCTTCGAAGGCAACCCGAAGATGAGCAGCCTGCAGCGCAACCAGGACATGCTCAACTACGCCGCCCAGCAGGCTTCGGTCAACGCCCCGGAGCTGTTCAACACCGATTGCTCGATGATGCCGGTGATCGCCTACCTCAAGGACCACAAGGCCCAGACCCTGGACGACGTGGTGGCCATCGCCGACCGCTTCGCCCGCGAAAACAGCAGCCCCGACCGGCAGTTTCTGCTGGCCGCCGGCAGCGCCGGTATCGAAGCTGCCACCAACATCGTGGTGCGCGAAGCCAACCGCACCATGCTGCTGTTCGTCTACCTGGCGGTCACGCTGTTCTGCCTGATCACCTTCCGCAGCTGGCGCGCGACCTTGGTGGCGCTGCTGCCTCTGGTGCTGACTTCAGTGCTGTGCGAAGCGCTGATGGTGGCCATGGGCATTGGCGTGAAAGTGGCCACCTTGCCGGTGATCGCCCTGGGCGTCGGCATCGGCGTGGACTACGCGCTGTACCTGCTCAGTGTGCAGCTGCACTACCAGCGGCAGGGCCGCACCCTGGGCGAGGCGTACCAGAACGCCGTGGCCTTCACCGGCCGGGTGGTCGGGCTGGTGGGTATCACCCTGGCTGCCGGCGTGGTCGCCTGGGCGTGGTCGCCAATCAAGTTCCAGGCCGACATGGGCATCCTGCTGACCTTCATGTTCCTCTGGAACATGCTCGGCGCACTGCTGCTGATCCCGGCCCTGTCGCACTTCCTGCTGCCGGACAAGCGCTTTGTCGCGGCGGCCCCCGCGCATTGCGAAGCCGCACCACAGCCCCGTGACAGTGCCCAGGTACCACGCGCGCAAGCGCGGGTGCAGGCGTAG